A portion of the Streptomyces rishiriensis genome contains these proteins:
- a CDS encoding pyridoxal phosphate-dependent decarboxylase family protein — protein MAGGPVWRPVPEADRTWLTRQPLPADGRPLTDLLDEVRDRILPYPMGNGHPRFFGWVNSPPSPAGVFMAPLAAAMNPSCAGGDHAGVLLERTAVRWLAELVGFPHRPGAGLLTSGSSMATVVALATARHQAFRDQGHDVRETGLYGHRPLALYVSAEAHSCLRKAAELLGLGTRYLRIVPVDAAFRMDIDELRRLIAADRRAGVRPFFVAASAGTVNTGAVDPLDDIAAIAREHELWFHIDGAYGALGILANDAVPQYAGLERADSLALDPHKWLGVPVDAGCILFREPAGPHAAFSLVPPYLRDEDAGELGWFSEYGTEQTRPFRALRVWATIANLGRDGIVRLVQHTTRLARTLAELVEASDDFELLAPAVTSITAFRHRPPTLDTDRAEALNEAIPAAVQRRGHAFLTGTRLSGAAALRACILHPATTKDDLIVLLDEIRAAAREVTT, from the coding sequence GTGGCAGGAGGGCCGGTGTGGCGGCCGGTGCCCGAGGCGGACCGCACATGGCTCACCCGGCAGCCACTGCCCGCCGACGGCCGCCCGCTGACGGACCTGCTGGACGAGGTGCGCGACCGCATCCTGCCGTATCCGATGGGCAACGGGCATCCTCGGTTCTTCGGCTGGGTCAACTCCCCACCCTCGCCTGCCGGCGTCTTCATGGCCCCTCTGGCGGCGGCTATGAACCCCAGCTGCGCGGGCGGAGACCACGCTGGCGTGCTGCTGGAACGCACCGCCGTGCGGTGGCTGGCGGAGCTGGTGGGATTCCCCCACCGCCCCGGGGCCGGGCTGCTGACCAGCGGATCCTCCATGGCCACCGTCGTGGCGCTAGCCACCGCCCGCCACCAGGCGTTCCGCGACCAGGGCCACGATGTGCGCGAGACCGGGCTGTACGGGCACCGCCCGCTGGCGCTCTACGTGTCCGCCGAGGCACACAGCTGCCTGCGCAAGGCGGCGGAACTCCTCGGCCTGGGCACCCGATACCTCCGCATCGTCCCGGTCGACGCGGCATTTCGCATGGACATCGACGAGCTGCGCCGTCTGATCGCGGCCGACCGGCGAGCCGGGGTGCGGCCGTTCTTCGTGGCCGCCAGCGCCGGAACGGTCAACACCGGAGCCGTCGACCCGCTGGATGACATCGCCGCGATCGCCCGCGAGCACGAACTGTGGTTCCACATCGACGGTGCCTACGGCGCGCTCGGCATCCTCGCCAACGACGCCGTCCCCCAGTACGCCGGGCTGGAACGGGCAGACTCTCTGGCCCTGGACCCGCACAAGTGGCTCGGCGTCCCCGTTGACGCCGGCTGCATCCTCTTCCGCGAACCGGCTGGCCCGCACGCCGCCTTCAGCCTGGTCCCGCCCTACCTGCGCGACGAGGACGCCGGGGAGCTCGGCTGGTTTTCCGAGTACGGCACCGAGCAGACCCGCCCTTTCCGCGCACTGCGCGTGTGGGCCACGATCGCCAACCTCGGACGGGACGGCATCGTTCGCCTGGTACAGCACACCACCAGGCTCGCACGCACGCTCGCCGAGCTGGTCGAAGCCTCAGACGACTTCGAACTGCTCGCCCCGGCCGTCACCTCCATCACCGCATTCCGCCACCGGCCTCCGACCCTCGACACAGACCGCGCGGAAGCACTGAACGAGGCGATCCCGGCTGCCGTGCAGCGCCGTGGGCACGCCTTCCTCACTGGCACACGGCTCTCCGGCGCAGCGGCCCTACGCGCCTGCATCCTTCACCCGGCCACCACCAAGGACGACCTCATCGTCCTGCTCGACGAAATCCGGGCCGCGGCGCGCGAGGTAACCACATGA
- a CDS encoding ANTAR domain-containing protein, producing MTTSCRLPRPLPDGTRNATVARLEQEIAQMRQAVGSHAVVDQAIGVLIAVHRLAPAAGFEVLREVSQHTNIKLRAIAEMVIGWALGQPLPEPVGRELGEAVQRSSGQEDTQGQP from the coding sequence ATGACGACCTCCTGCCGCTTACCGCGGCCCCTGCCCGACGGCACACGTAACGCCACGGTGGCCCGCCTGGAGCAGGAGATCGCCCAGATGCGGCAGGCGGTCGGCTCCCACGCGGTGGTCGACCAGGCCATCGGTGTCCTCATCGCAGTACACCGTCTTGCGCCGGCCGCCGGGTTCGAGGTGCTGCGGGAGGTCTCTCAGCACACCAACATCAAACTGCGCGCGATCGCCGAGATGGTGATCGGCTGGGCGCTGGGGCAGCCCCTGCCGGAGCCGGTGGGCCGGGAGCTGGGCGAGGCCGTGCAGCGGAGCTCGGGCCAGGAGGACACCCAGGGCCAGCCGTAG
- a CDS encoding ATP-binding protein, whose translation MNSEPTIPSCESSFPAVTASIAAARHWVRDCVEGFGDPLRGRPISQTTELLVSELITNAIRHGAGPPLIRLTWNGRLLRIAVSDDSDRWPRMRATERSEPGGFGMQLLEQLAQRWGVTPRHPGKTVWADLSSAPEEGGGELTVPPSVSQPGATGGRPRLGRMSCHPRASTGSCRPFQTEVTHRLGNGYVQRADLVMRASAAGGPVMLLEIDRRTEDADKLRR comes from the coding sequence GTGAACAGCGAACCGACCATCCCATCCTGCGAGTCGAGTTTCCCCGCTGTCACGGCGAGCATCGCGGCCGCCCGGCACTGGGTCCGCGACTGCGTGGAAGGTTTCGGCGACCCGCTGCGCGGGCGACCGATCAGCCAGACCACCGAACTGCTCGTCTCCGAACTGATCACCAATGCCATCCGCCACGGCGCCGGCCCACCCCTGATCCGGCTCACCTGGAACGGCCGCCTGCTGCGCATCGCTGTCAGCGATGACAGCGACCGCTGGCCGCGCATGCGTGCCACTGAGAGGTCCGAGCCCGGCGGCTTCGGCATGCAGCTTCTCGAACAGCTCGCGCAACGCTGGGGCGTCACCCCACGTCACCCGGGCAAAACGGTCTGGGCCGATCTGAGTTCCGCCCCTGAGGAGGGAGGGGGAGAGCTTACCGTCCCTCCATCCGTGAGTCAGCCTGGCGCCACTGGGGGAAGGCCACGACTCGGTCGCATGAGCTGTCACCCGCGCGCCTCAACGGGATCCTGCAGGCCATTCCAGACCGAGGTAACTCACCGGCTCGGCAACGGCTATGTCCAGCGGGCGGACCTGGTGATGCGGGCGTCGGCGGCCGGGGGACCGGTGATGCTACTGGAGATCGACCGCCGCACCGAGGACGCCGACAAACTCCGGCGATGA
- a CDS encoding PhzF family phenazine biosynthesis protein, translating into MHYFHVDVFSGTPFSGNSLAVFPGAAGLTGSQMQRITEEMRHFESIFLDQKNEAGDAWRARVFDLSEELDFAGHPVIGAASVLHAVAGGDTSRTWSLELKARTVEVVTERRGHGRYASVLDQGPPQFLGRPVLNDLASWFCLDEEDLHAELRPEIVSTGLRYLIVPVRTGALKRARIRSDIAGPLAQVGAQFGYLLDADALEGRHWNNDGVVEDVATGSAAGCVAAYLRRHGRLGDGDQQVLRQGQFCGRPSEMTISAHGGPQDIASVRVGGEVAVVARGRLEGLPQ; encoded by the coding sequence ATGCACTATTTTCATGTCGATGTCTTCAGCGGAACGCCTTTCAGCGGGAACAGCCTTGCTGTTTTTCCCGGTGCAGCAGGCCTGACCGGATCCCAAATGCAGCGGATCACCGAGGAAATGCGCCACTTCGAATCCATCTTCCTCGATCAGAAGAATGAGGCGGGCGACGCCTGGCGAGCACGGGTATTCGATCTGAGTGAGGAGCTAGATTTCGCCGGGCATCCGGTCATCGGGGCGGCAAGCGTTCTGCATGCGGTGGCGGGCGGCGACACCAGCCGTACATGGTCGCTCGAGCTGAAGGCGCGCACGGTGGAGGTGGTCACGGAGCGCCGTGGCCACGGGAGGTACGCGAGTGTTCTCGACCAGGGCCCTCCGCAATTCCTCGGACGGCCCGTGCTGAACGACCTGGCCTCCTGGTTCTGCCTGGACGAGGAGGACCTCCACGCCGAACTCCGTCCCGAGATCGTCTCGACCGGGCTGCGCTATTTGATCGTTCCGGTGCGGACGGGAGCGCTGAAGCGGGCCAGGATCAGGTCCGACATCGCAGGACCGCTGGCCCAGGTCGGAGCGCAGTTCGGCTACCTTCTGGACGCCGACGCCCTGGAGGGGCGGCACTGGAACAACGACGGCGTCGTCGAGGATGTGGCCACCGGCAGCGCAGCAGGGTGTGTGGCCGCCTACCTCCGCCGACACGGACGGCTCGGGGACGGCGACCAGCAGGTGCTGCGCCAGGGCCAGTTCTGTGGTCGCCCCAGCGAGATGACGATCAGCGCCCACGGCGGTCCGCAGGACATCGCTTCCGTGCGAGTCGGCGGAGAAGTCGCCGTCGTCGCCCGAGGCCGCCTCGAAGGGCTGCCACAGTGA
- the ku gene encoding non-homologous end joining protein Ku, with product MARAIWTGVITFGLVSVPVGLFSATEDHTVHFHQLQRGTSDRIRNRRVNERTGDEVDGDDIVKGFELDEGEYVVVEPDELDEIAPGRSQTIDITDFVDLEAIEPVYFDRTYYIAPRGEEYAKVYELLRAALAKTNKVGIASFVMRNKQYLTALRAEEQVLVLQTLHWADEVRDPHQELPALPSGRAGKGKELDMALQLVGALSGSWEPARYHDTYQEKVHELVQAKAEGQEIAPAEKAPAATNVIDLMAVLQGSIDQTRGGRKTEEEPREKPAPARKTTRKTTGKAAKKTAARKAPPKTARASGTARSQRGTSKSELRQLSKAQLYERATEYGITGRSKMSREELIDALARAGRRRKKSAA from the coding sequence ATGGCGCGCGCGATCTGGACCGGTGTAATCACGTTCGGGCTGGTCAGCGTGCCGGTCGGTCTGTTCTCCGCGACCGAGGACCACACGGTCCACTTCCACCAGCTGCAGCGCGGCACCTCGGACCGGATCCGCAACCGGAGGGTCAACGAGCGCACCGGTGACGAAGTGGACGGCGACGACATCGTCAAGGGCTTCGAGCTGGACGAGGGAGAGTACGTCGTCGTGGAGCCCGACGAGCTGGACGAGATCGCGCCGGGCCGCTCCCAGACCATCGACATCACCGACTTCGTCGATCTGGAGGCGATCGAGCCCGTCTACTTCGACCGCACCTACTACATCGCCCCGCGCGGCGAGGAGTACGCCAAGGTGTACGAGCTGCTGCGCGCCGCCCTGGCCAAAACCAACAAGGTCGGCATCGCCAGCTTCGTGATGCGCAATAAGCAGTACCTGACCGCGCTGCGCGCGGAGGAGCAGGTCCTGGTGCTGCAGACCCTGCACTGGGCTGATGAGGTCCGCGACCCACACCAGGAACTGCCCGCACTGCCCTCCGGCCGGGCGGGCAAGGGCAAGGAGCTGGACATGGCGCTCCAGCTGGTCGGCGCGCTCAGCGGGTCGTGGGAACCTGCCCGGTATCACGACACCTATCAGGAGAAGGTGCACGAGCTGGTGCAGGCGAAGGCCGAGGGCCAGGAGATCGCTCCTGCCGAAAAGGCGCCGGCGGCCACCAACGTCATCGACCTGATGGCGGTCTTGCAGGGCAGCATCGACCAGACCCGCGGCGGACGTAAGACAGAAGAGGAACCGCGGGAGAAGCCCGCCCCTGCCCGCAAGACCACACGGAAGACGACCGGGAAGGCGGCGAAGAAGACCGCCGCCCGGAAGGCGCCGCCGAAGACGGCCCGCGCCTCGGGCACGGCCCGCAGCCAGCGCGGCACCAGCAAGAGCGAACTGCGGCAGCTCAGCAAGGCGCAGCTGTATGAGCGGGCCACCGAGTACGGCATCACCGGCCGCTCCAAGATGAGCCGCGAAGAACTCATCGACGCACTCGCCCGCGCCGGACGCCGCCGCAAGAAGAGCGCCGCCTGA
- a CDS encoding HAD family hydrolase yields the protein MSPQHLVLDLGGVLFHFDHAHRLQRLADAFALPADRLDVLLWGSGFSADCDSGKYPHAAEVRERIRAATDFTGSEDDLDAAWCSAFRPDHAVRETLERHRGSRSLALFTNNGPLEQEALLRLYPTMFYGFDHLLFSHRLGHRKPTLAAFDAAAKQLGAYPDDILFIDDSATNTDAARAAGWTALHFQSRETLERALRPRIQ from the coding sequence ATGAGCCCCCAACACCTGGTCCTCGACCTCGGCGGCGTGCTGTTCCACTTCGACCACGCCCATCGCCTGCAACGCCTGGCCGACGCCTTCGCGCTCCCCGCAGACCGACTGGACGTGTTGCTGTGGGGATCCGGGTTCAGCGCCGACTGCGATTCGGGCAAGTACCCGCACGCGGCGGAAGTCCGGGAACGTATCCGGGCCGCCACCGACTTCACCGGCAGCGAGGATGACCTCGACGCTGCCTGGTGCAGCGCCTTCCGGCCCGACCATGCCGTCCGGGAGACATTGGAACGCCACCGTGGTTCCCGGTCGTTGGCGCTGTTCACCAACAACGGCCCGCTGGAGCAGGAGGCGCTACTGCGGCTGTACCCCACGATGTTCTACGGCTTCGACCACCTACTGTTCAGCCACCGCCTCGGACACCGAAAGCCCACCCTGGCAGCCTTCGACGCCGCTGCGAAACAACTGGGCGCTTACCCGGACGACATCCTCTTCATAGATGACAGCGCAACCAACACCGACGCAGCACGCGCCGCAGGCTGGACCGCCCTACACTTCCAGAGCAGAGAGACCCTCGAACGAGCCCTGCGCCCCAGAATCCAGTAA
- a CDS encoding helix-turn-helix domain-containing protein, with product MSDGNTLASGLSMSELGARIRAERRARGISLERLAELSGVSRSMVSEVERGTKTPSVLVLDRLATALGTSIARLLDEPVRPDVVVLAGDRQQVVRDPAGWERRILSPVLPDIEFEFMRTTLEPGVDAGEFSAHAPGSHEYVAVEQGCLRLTIDGLPHRLEAGDAAYFPGNRLHAFANDSIDVCVYYLAMALAPAADSRLQRVWGGHDA from the coding sequence ATGAGTGACGGCAACACTTTGGCCAGTGGTCTGTCCATGTCCGAACTGGGGGCCAGGATCCGAGCCGAGCGACGGGCTCGGGGTATCAGCCTGGAGCGGCTCGCCGAGCTGAGCGGCGTGAGCCGGAGCATGGTGTCCGAGGTGGAACGCGGCACAAAGACACCGAGCGTGCTGGTTCTCGATCGCCTGGCGACCGCACTGGGCACCTCGATCGCTCGACTTCTGGACGAACCGGTGCGCCCCGACGTCGTAGTCCTGGCCGGTGACCGGCAGCAGGTGGTGCGGGACCCCGCCGGGTGGGAACGGCGGATCCTTTCCCCGGTCCTGCCGGACATCGAGTTCGAGTTCATGCGCACGACCCTGGAACCTGGCGTGGACGCAGGGGAGTTCTCTGCGCACGCGCCGGGTTCGCACGAGTACGTGGCAGTGGAACAAGGGTGTCTGCGCCTGACCATCGACGGTCTGCCCCACCGGCTTGAGGCCGGAGACGCGGCCTATTTCCCCGGCAACCGCCTGCATGCCTTCGCCAACGACTCCATCGACGTGTGTGTGTACTACCTGGCTATGGCACTGGCCCCGGCAGCCGACTCCCGGCTCCAGCGCGTGTGGGGAGGGCACGATGCATGA